One segment of Methylotuvimicrobium sp. KM2 DNA contains the following:
- a CDS encoding peptidoglycan DD-metalloendopeptidase family protein has protein sequence MKNRIYKSLFLGLSSAVVASASYALITPESKVRSADINAFTNNAFLIGTNNPFNDQLAFKFDDLGEPSDFRSIEHIIERGENLSTIFSKLHLNKSDLHQIIHANEAGREFAMISSGKTLQVKTTQSGELTEISYQKSPIETVKAVRENDTFNVEISSKTIETTTVSTVGTIHNSLFYDGKRAGLSDKLILQLADIFAFDIDFALDIKENDTFSVVYEKHIAEGEEVGSGNILAAEFNNHGKVYRAVRFQDNSGSAHYYRPNGEGLRKAFIRTPVDFIRISSPFNLKRKHPILNRIRAHKGVDYAAKTGTPVKVTGDGKVQFLGRQNGYGRVIIVQHDDKRYSTLYAHLSAFNNRFKQGSTVKQGDIIGYVGQSGLASGPHLHYEFRVNGMHRDPLSVALPNSMPIPPSLQGKFKADTKPLIAQLDQARDSLLAQK, from the coding sequence GTGAAAAATAGAATTTATAAATCCCTGTTTTTAGGACTCAGCTCCGCCGTTGTTGCAAGCGCTAGTTATGCACTTATCACTCCTGAAAGCAAAGTCAGATCTGCCGACATCAACGCCTTTACCAATAATGCTTTTTTAATCGGAACGAATAATCCCTTTAACGATCAGCTCGCGTTTAAATTCGACGATCTCGGCGAACCATCCGATTTCAGGTCAATCGAACATATTATCGAGAGAGGTGAAAATCTTTCGACGATCTTTTCCAAGCTTCACCTAAATAAATCCGATCTTCATCAGATTATTCATGCCAACGAAGCGGGCCGTGAGTTTGCAATGATTTCGTCCGGCAAGACACTTCAAGTCAAAACGACACAGAGCGGTGAACTAACCGAAATTTCGTACCAGAAAAGCCCAATTGAAACCGTCAAAGCGGTACGCGAAAACGACACATTCAATGTCGAGATTTCGAGTAAAACCATCGAAACAACAACTGTCAGCACCGTCGGCACCATTCACAACTCTTTGTTTTACGATGGAAAGCGCGCAGGACTGAGCGACAAATTGATACTGCAACTCGCCGACATCTTTGCTTTCGATATCGACTTTGCATTAGATATCAAAGAAAACGATACCTTTTCGGTCGTTTATGAAAAACATATTGCGGAAGGCGAAGAAGTCGGTTCCGGCAATATTCTTGCCGCCGAATTCAATAATCATGGCAAGGTTTATCGCGCCGTCCGTTTTCAAGACAATTCCGGATCCGCGCATTATTACCGACCTAATGGCGAAGGCTTACGTAAAGCCTTTATAAGAACGCCGGTCGACTTCATCCGTATCAGCTCGCCTTTTAATTTAAAGCGCAAACACCCCATCTTAAATAGAATCCGCGCCCACAAAGGAGTTGATTATGCAGCTAAGACCGGAACTCCGGTTAAAGTGACCGGCGATGGGAAAGTTCAATTTTTAGGCAGACAAAACGGCTACGGGCGCGTCATCATTGTTCAACATGACGACAAACGTTACAGCACTCTCTATGCTCACCTCTCGGCATTCAATAATCGCTTCAAGCAAGGCAGCACCGTCAAGCAAGGTGATATTATCGGCTATGTCGGTCAATCCGGCTTGGCTAGCGGTCCTCATTTGCACTACGAATTCAGAGTAAACGGTATGCATCGAGATCCCTTATCGGTTGCTTTGCCAAATTCGATGCCAATCCCCCCTTCTCTACAAGGGAAATTCAAAGCCGATACGAAGCCCCTTATCGCACAACTGGACCAAGCAAGAGACAGCTTACTTGCCCAGAAGTAA
- a CDS encoding anhydro-N-acetylmuramic acid kinase yields the protein MTELYIGLMSGTSIDGIDAGLVDFSSGHPEFIAFEYHPFPDRIRTELTEITSSGHPVLLKNIGKLDTQLGNLFAQSAQSLIAKAGFSASDITAIGSHGHTLFHAPELPNPFCLQIGDPNIIAQLTGITTVADFRRRDIATGGQGAPLVPAFHQALFYCPDENRVIANIGGIANITILPKDSSKPVIGFDTGPGNTLMDTWIKKHRGSHFDHNGDWARTGQVNKHLLSILKADTYFKSAAPKSTGKEYFSLGWLTKHLREFSEQKPEDVQACLCLLTAETICDAIRDYAPSTDKVFVCGGGARNSYLLEKIQENLNCAVFSTEEYHLHPDHVEAIAFAWLARQTMNSLPGNLMSVTGAKQPVILGGIYPGHAALSGKR from the coding sequence ATGACCGAACTCTATATTGGCTTAATGTCCGGGACCAGCATCGACGGTATCGATGCTGGTCTTGTCGATTTTAGTAGCGGCCATCCTGAGTTCATCGCCTTCGAATACCATCCTTTTCCTGACCGGATCAGAACCGAACTGACTGAAATTACTTCTTCCGGCCACCCTGTTCTACTAAAAAATATCGGCAAACTTGATACACAACTGGGCAATTTATTCGCACAAAGCGCACAGAGCCTAATCGCTAAAGCGGGCTTTTCTGCTTCGGATATTACTGCAATCGGCAGTCACGGTCACACCCTTTTCCATGCGCCAGAGCTACCCAACCCTTTTTGTTTACAAATCGGCGATCCCAACATCATCGCACAACTCACAGGGATTACTACCGTAGCCGATTTTCGCCGTCGTGATATAGCCACCGGAGGACAAGGCGCGCCACTCGTTCCGGCTTTCCATCAAGCTTTATTCTACTGTCCAGATGAAAACCGTGTGATCGCCAATATCGGCGGCATTGCCAATATAACGATTTTGCCCAAAGATTCGTCGAAACCAGTCATAGGTTTCGATACCGGACCCGGCAATACATTAATGGATACATGGATAAAAAAACATCGAGGAAGTCATTTCGACCATAACGGAGACTGGGCCAGAACAGGTCAAGTCAATAAGCATCTGCTATCGATACTAAAAGCCGACACGTATTTTAAGAGCGCCGCACCTAAAAGCACCGGAAAAGAATATTTTTCACTGGGTTGGCTAACTAAACACCTTCGCGAGTTCTCGGAACAAAAACCGGAGGATGTCCAGGCATGCTTATGCCTATTAACAGCAGAAACCATTTGCGACGCGATCCGCGATTATGCTCCTAGTACCGACAAGGTATTCGTTTGCGGCGGCGGCGCGCGCAATAGCTATTTATTGGAAAAAATTCAGGAGAATTTAAATTGTGCCGTATTCTCGACCGAAGAATACCATTTACATCCCGATCATGTGGAGGCAATCGCTTTTGCTTGGTTAGCCAGACAGACCATGAATAGCCTGCCCGGCAACCTTATGTCGGTTACCGGCGCAAAACAGCCGGTAATTCTGGGCGGAATCTATCCCGGGCACGCCGCATTAAGCGGAAAACGATGA
- the erpA gene encoding iron-sulfur cluster insertion protein ErpA yields the protein MAEPIIFTDSAAAKVGDLIAEEGNDNLKLRVYVSGGGCSGFQYGFTFDEEVNEDDTQVENGGVTVLIDSMSIQYLTGAEIDYKEDLSGAQFVIRNPNATTTCGCGSSFSA from the coding sequence ATGGCTGAACCAATTATATTTACCGATAGCGCCGCTGCGAAAGTTGGCGATTTAATTGCCGAAGAAGGCAACGATAACCTCAAGTTGAGAGTTTATGTGTCGGGTGGAGGCTGTTCGGGCTTTCAGTACGGCTTTACGTTCGACGAGGAGGTAAACGAAGATGATACGCAAGTCGAAAACGGCGGCGTGACGGTTTTGATTGATTCGATGAGTATTCAATACTTAACGGGTGCCGAAATCGATTACAAGGAAGATCTTTCCGGCGCGCAGTTTGTGATACGCAACCCTAACGCAACGACGACCTGCGGTTGCGGATCATCGTTTTCCGCTTAA
- the argC gene encoding N-acetyl-gamma-glutamyl-phosphate reductase, producing the protein MVRVGIVGGTGYTGVELLRLLALHKKVDVSVVTSRNDAGKRVDEVYPSLRGFIDTVFTAPEVDSLSDCDAVFFATPNGTAMLMAEQLVARGIKVIDLSADFRLKDPKQWEKWYGMEHACPDLIEQAVYGLPEFNREAIKNANLIACPGCYPTAVQLGFLPLIEKGLVEVDRLVADVKSGVSGAGRKAQLTTLMGETGESFKAYAASGHRHLPEVIQGLEVIAKRSVDLTFVPHLIPMIRGIHATLYAPLLEGGEAVQALYEQRYINEPFVDVLPYGSHPDTRNVRGGNLCQIAVHQPQGGRMLVVLSVIDNLVKGASGQALQNMNLMFGFDESEGLKMPALYP; encoded by the coding sequence ATGGTACGTGTAGGTATTGTAGGAGGCACCGGTTATACGGGTGTGGAGTTGCTTCGGCTCTTGGCCTTACATAAGAAAGTCGATGTCTCGGTCGTGACATCGAGAAATGATGCGGGTAAAAGAGTCGATGAAGTGTATCCGAGCTTGCGCGGCTTTATCGATACGGTTTTTACTGCTCCGGAAGTTGATAGCTTATCTGATTGCGATGCGGTATTTTTTGCGACGCCGAACGGCACAGCCATGTTGATGGCTGAACAATTGGTGGCGCGAGGTATCAAAGTCATTGATCTATCTGCCGATTTTCGCCTGAAAGATCCGAAACAATGGGAAAAATGGTACGGCATGGAGCATGCCTGCCCTGATTTGATCGAACAAGCCGTTTACGGTTTGCCGGAGTTTAACCGCGAAGCGATCAAAAATGCTAATTTGATCGCTTGCCCCGGTTGTTATCCGACTGCAGTGCAATTAGGTTTTTTGCCGTTGATTGAGAAAGGCTTGGTAGAGGTTGATCGTTTGGTTGCCGATGTGAAGTCCGGGGTTAGCGGCGCCGGGCGAAAAGCGCAATTAACGACCTTGATGGGAGAGACGGGCGAGAGTTTTAAAGCTTATGCGGCAAGTGGCCATCGTCATTTACCCGAGGTGATCCAAGGTTTGGAGGTGATCGCTAAAAGATCTGTAGACTTGACCTTTGTTCCTCATCTAATACCGATGATACGAGGTATTCATGCCACCTTGTATGCGCCCTTGCTAGAAGGAGGAGAAGCCGTTCAAGCACTTTATGAACAACGCTATATTAACGAGCCGTTTGTCGATGTGTTGCCTTATGGATCGCACCCGGATACTCGTAATGTTCGGGGCGGTAACCTTTGTCAAATTGCCGTTCATCAGCCCCAAGGGGGGAGAATGTTGGTGGTATTGTCGGTGATTGATAACCTGGTTAAAGGAGCCTCCGGTCAAGCGTTGCAAAACATGAATTTAATGTTCGGTTTTGATGAGTCTGAAGGGCTAAAAATGCCAGCGCTTTATCCTTGA
- the tyrS gene encoding tyrosine--tRNA ligase — MQDQLKYLSRGTEEILVESELKKKLEEGRPLRIKAGFDPTAPDLHLGHTVLINKLRQFQDCGHEVLFLIGDFTGMIGDPTGKNVTRKPLTRDEVIENAKTYEEQVFKILDPAKTLVLFNSSWMNAMTPAELIQLAAKHTVARMLERDDFSKRYKGGQPIAIHEFLYPLIQGYDSVAMKADVELGGTDQKFNLLVGRQLQEIYGQKPQVVMTMPILEGLDGVQKMSKSLNNYIGVADAPDDMFGKIMSISDELMWRYFELLSFRPIDEINRWREQCREGANPRDYKVSLAQEIIERFHSSSAAQKALENFEARFQKGQMPEEMDELTLASVEQEYPIANLLKDAGLTGSTSESLRMIKQGAVKIDGEKVSDNKLHLAKGSEHVYQVGKRKFARVKISS, encoded by the coding sequence TTGCAAGATCAATTGAAGTATCTTTCCAGAGGAACCGAGGAAATTCTGGTTGAATCTGAATTGAAGAAAAAACTGGAGGAAGGGCGTCCGCTCAGAATCAAGGCTGGTTTTGATCCGACCGCTCCCGATTTGCATCTTGGGCATACCGTGCTGATCAACAAGTTAAGACAGTTTCAAGACTGCGGGCATGAAGTCTTGTTCTTGATTGGCGATTTTACAGGCATGATCGGGGATCCGACCGGAAAGAACGTGACTCGCAAACCGCTGACGCGTGATGAGGTCATTGAAAATGCCAAGACTTACGAGGAGCAAGTTTTCAAGATACTCGATCCGGCCAAGACTTTGGTTTTGTTCAATTCGAGTTGGATGAATGCGATGACCCCGGCTGAATTGATTCAATTGGCCGCAAAGCATACCGTGGCAAGAATGCTCGAAAGAGATGATTTCAGTAAGCGCTATAAAGGCGGGCAGCCGATCGCGATACATGAATTTTTATATCCATTGATACAGGGATATGACTCGGTTGCGATGAAGGCCGATGTCGAATTGGGCGGTACCGATCAAAAATTCAATCTGCTGGTCGGAAGGCAGTTGCAGGAAATATATGGGCAAAAACCTCAGGTCGTCATGACTATGCCGATCTTGGAGGGGTTGGATGGTGTCCAAAAAATGTCTAAATCACTCAATAACTATATAGGTGTCGCGGATGCGCCGGATGATATGTTCGGAAAGATCATGTCAATTTCCGATGAATTGATGTGGCGCTATTTCGAGTTATTGAGCTTCAGGCCGATTGATGAAATCAATCGTTGGCGGGAGCAATGTCGGGAAGGCGCGAATCCGAGAGATTATAAAGTCAGCTTGGCCCAAGAAATCATTGAAAGATTTCATAGTTCATCGGCTGCGCAAAAGGCCTTGGAAAATTTCGAAGCTAGATTTCAAAAAGGACAGATGCCGGAAGAAATGGACGAATTGACTCTTGCTTCGGTCGAACAAGAATATCCGATTGCCAATCTATTAAAGGACGCAGGCTTGACTGGGAGTACATCGGAGTCTTTGCGTATGATTAAGCAGGGTGCAGTTAAGATAGATGGTGAAAAGGTGTCGGATAACAAATTGCATCTCGCAAAAGGGTCTGAGCATGTTTATCAGGTAGGTAAAAGGAAGTTTGCGAGAGTCAAAATCTCTAGTTAA
- a CDS encoding TonB-dependent receptor: MNYFSKKSVWAMWSLCWSLILFPLCAQAHTEDIDSSGWLSGFSHPLEGWDHLLTMLAVGIWAAQLKRHSVWQLPLAFVGVMCLGGLIGVAGLPVWGVEPMILLSVGVFGVLALRRIRVSALASLSVVMFFAFFHGYAHGQEMPASAGLLSFALGFVTATLLLHGTGIIMVRLAVLAFATVFGTSVHAQTVEDDGDSGSDIESETMRLELLPKMVVTERGDSLVGIADSASQGNVGQEQLQFRPIIRPGEILETVPGLIASQHSGEGKSNQFFLRGFNLDHGTDFLTKIDDVPVNLVSHAHGQGWTDTNFLIPELIATIHYQKGNYYAENGDFSSAGAADIRYANTLPGHIARFTGGNFDYYRGLSAGSHRLGDGNLLYGGEIVHNGGPWTVSNDYLKFNGVLRYSEDYESSGWSVTAMAYKADWNATDQIPLRAVDSGTIGRFGTLDPTDGGSSRRYSITGEWHRQDDVSASKLTVYGIYHELDLYSNFTYFLEDPDRGDQFAQPDRRWTSGLNASHTFFHKIGSFDSDSTIGLQVRNDSIRNGLLLTEARQSWDTVRSDDVRVTNVSPYFENKTRWTSWLRTQVGVRFDGFQFDVSDSNRSENNGTRTDGIVSPKAGIVFGPWADTEFYLNGGLGFHSNDARGVNQRVDPVSGDTTDEDGNPVSRAVPLVRTYGAEGGLRTTWFKGLQSTLSVWWLDIDSELLFVGDAGTTEASRPSRRFGVEWANYYSPTDWLTFDADFSFSKARFRGNDPAGDRIPGAIESVIATGATVHDIYGGFFGGPRLRYFGPRPLIEDNSVRSDSTILLSAMLGYRFDKTWTLQAEVFNILNRKDSAIDYYYESQLRGEADPVEDIHFHPVEPVSFRMSVTANF, from the coding sequence ATGAATTATTTTTCTAAAAAGTCCGTTTGGGCCATGTGGTCGTTATGTTGGTCGTTGATATTATTTCCGCTGTGTGCCCAAGCGCATACCGAGGACATCGACAGCAGCGGTTGGCTTAGTGGTTTCAGTCATCCGCTCGAGGGTTGGGATCATCTATTGACGATGCTGGCTGTCGGCATTTGGGCTGCGCAGCTCAAAAGACACTCTGTATGGCAATTGCCGTTGGCCTTTGTCGGTGTGATGTGTCTTGGCGGTCTAATCGGCGTTGCTGGGCTGCCGGTTTGGGGTGTCGAGCCGATGATTCTTTTGTCGGTTGGGGTGTTCGGGGTGTTGGCCTTGCGCAGAATTCGAGTGTCGGCGCTTGCGAGCCTTTCGGTCGTGATGTTTTTTGCTTTTTTTCACGGCTACGCTCACGGACAGGAAATGCCTGCTTCTGCCGGTTTGTTGTCGTTTGCTTTGGGATTCGTAACCGCGACACTATTATTGCACGGTACCGGCATCATAATGGTGCGCTTGGCAGTTTTGGCGTTCGCCACAGTGTTCGGAACTTCGGTTCATGCACAGACGGTTGAGGATGATGGCGATAGCGGTTCGGATATCGAATCCGAAACGATGCGTTTGGAGTTACTTCCCAAGATGGTTGTGACCGAGCGAGGTGATTCTTTGGTCGGCATCGCCGACAGCGCATCGCAAGGCAACGTAGGGCAAGAGCAGCTGCAGTTCAGGCCTATCATTCGGCCCGGCGAGATACTCGAAACGGTGCCCGGCCTGATCGCATCGCAGCATAGCGGCGAAGGAAAATCGAATCAGTTTTTTTTAAGAGGCTTCAATCTCGATCACGGCACCGATTTTTTAACTAAGATTGACGACGTGCCGGTGAATTTAGTTTCGCACGCACACGGTCAGGGATGGACCGATACCAACTTTCTGATTCCCGAATTGATAGCAACGATCCATTATCAAAAAGGCAATTACTACGCCGAAAACGGTGACTTTTCCAGTGCCGGCGCCGCTGATATACGATATGCCAATACCTTGCCCGGACATATCGCTCGATTTACCGGCGGTAATTTCGATTATTACCGGGGGCTGTCGGCCGGTTCGCACAGGCTCGGTGACGGCAATTTGCTTTATGGCGGCGAAATCGTTCATAACGGGGGACCCTGGACGGTTAGCAACGATTATTTGAAATTCAACGGCGTGCTTCGCTACAGCGAGGATTACGAAAGCTCGGGCTGGAGTGTAACCGCGATGGCCTATAAAGCCGACTGGAACGCGACCGACCAAATCCCCCTGCGCGCGGTCGACTCCGGAACGATCGGGCGTTTCGGCACGCTCGATCCGACCGACGGTGGGAGCAGTCGGCGTTACAGCATCACCGGCGAATGGCATCGTCAAGACGACGTGTCGGCATCCAAGCTGACGGTCTACGGGATTTATCATGAACTCGACCTGTACTCGAACTTTACCTATTTTCTTGAAGATCCGGACCGTGGCGATCAATTCGCTCAGCCTGATCGGCGCTGGACATCCGGTCTGAACGCAAGCCACACCTTTTTTCATAAAATCGGGTCGTTCGACTCCGACAGCACCATCGGTTTGCAGGTGCGGAACGACTCGATCCGTAACGGTTTGCTGTTGACCGAGGCGCGGCAGAGTTGGGATACCGTTCGTAGCGACGATGTGCGCGTGACCAACGTCAGCCCGTATTTCGAAAATAAGACCCGTTGGACGTCCTGGCTTAGAACTCAAGTGGGCGTTCGGTTCGACGGCTTTCAATTCGACGTTTCCGACAGTAACCGGTCCGAAAACAACGGTACGCGCACCGACGGCATTGTTAGTCCGAAAGCCGGTATCGTATTCGGGCCGTGGGCCGATACCGAGTTTTACCTGAACGGCGGTCTCGGTTTTCATAGTAACGATGCGCGCGGAGTCAATCAGCGCGTCGATCCTGTGAGCGGCGATACCACCGACGAAGACGGTAATCCGGTGAGCCGCGCGGTGCCCTTGGTTCGTACTTACGGGGCCGAAGGCGGGCTGCGCACGACCTGGTTTAAAGGATTGCAAAGCACGCTGTCGGTTTGGTGGCTCGATATCGATTCCGAATTGTTATTCGTCGGCGATGCGGGAACGACTGAAGCCAGCCGTCCTAGTCGTCGTTTCGGCGTCGAATGGGCGAATTATTATTCGCCGACCGATTGGCTGACCTTCGATGCCGATTTCAGTTTTTCGAAAGCGCGTTTTCGAGGTAACGATCCGGCCGGCGATCGTATTCCCGGTGCGATTGAAAGCGTGATCGCAACCGGTGCGACGGTTCATGATATTTATGGCGGTTTCTTCGGGGGGCCAAGGTTGCGTTATTTCGGGCCGAGACCGTTGATTGAAGACAACAGTGTTCGTTCGGATTCGACGATTTTGTTATCGGCGATGCTTGGGTATCGTTTCGACAAGACTTGGACCTTGCAGGCCGAAGTATTCAATATCCTAAACCGCAAAGACAGCGCAATCGACTATTACTATGAGTCGCAATTGCGAGGTGAGGCTGATCCTGTCGAGGACATTCACTTTCATCCCGTCGAGCCGGTCAGTTTCAGAATGAGCGTAACCGCGAATTTTTGA